The following are encoded in a window of Flavobacteriales bacterium genomic DNA:
- a CDS encoding beta-lactamase family protein: MPGPRSSFQQLLDRLAANRSHPHAIMEIQRGDGTVLFSGAAGVADASGRPMTTDVPWFIASIDKTMTATVVMQLHEEGLLSIDDKLVDHLPQDVVQGIHTLKGADHVPSITLRHLLGHGSGLADWLEDKPKGGKALVEELKSSGDRELPLHDAMDRVRRMTPHFAPRPIGQGGQRIRYCSTNYMLLNAIIEARTGKPLHDAFRERLFAPLGMRHTWLSGWHDPLEPTPPPGDLWFGPGPLPIPKLIKSIHSMYSTGPDLIRFMRGIVQGKAFRRPDTYALMTGTFNRFGLPTDMAALRNPSWPIEYGLGIKRFQIPRWLPPFRHIPALIGHTGSTGSWLFHCPELDIYLAGTVDQGTSGAVPYRLMPMVLRSLQAEVAA, from the coding sequence ATGCCTGGTCCCAGATCATCCTTTCAGCAATTACTCGATCGCCTCGCCGCCAACAGATCCCACCCGCACGCCATCATGGAGATCCAGCGCGGCGATGGCACCGTGCTCTTCAGCGGCGCAGCCGGCGTGGCCGATGCCAGTGGGCGGCCCATGACGACGGACGTGCCGTGGTTCATCGCCAGCATCGACAAGACGATGACCGCCACGGTGGTGATGCAGCTGCACGAGGAGGGGCTGTTGAGCATTGACGACAAGCTGGTGGACCACCTGCCGCAGGACGTGGTGCAGGGCATCCACACCTTGAAGGGCGCGGACCATGTGCCGTCCATCACCCTTCGCCACCTGTTGGGTCATGGCAGCGGACTGGCGGATTGGCTGGAAGACAAGCCCAAGGGAGGCAAGGCCTTGGTGGAGGAGTTGAAGTCCAGCGGCGACCGCGAGCTGCCGTTGCACGATGCCATGGACCGTGTGCGCCGCATGACCCCACACTTCGCGCCGCGTCCGATCGGGCAGGGAGGCCAGCGCATCCGCTACTGCAGCACCAACTACATGCTGCTGAACGCCATCATCGAGGCGCGTACCGGCAAGCCCCTGCACGATGCTTTCCGCGAACGGCTTTTCGCACCGCTGGGCATGCGCCACACCTGGCTGTCCGGCTGGCACGATCCGCTGGAACCCACGCCCCCACCTGGCGACCTGTGGTTCGGGCCGGGACCGTTGCCCATCCCCAAGCTGATCAAGAGCATCCACAGCATGTACAGCACCGGGCCCGACCTGATCCGTTTCATGCGCGGCATCGTGCAGGGCAAGGCCTTCCGCAGGCCGGACACCTACGCGCTGATGACCGGCACCTTCAACCGTTTCGGCCTGCCTACGGACATGGCCGCACTGCGCAATCCCAGCTGGCCCATCGAATATGGGCTTGGCATCAAGCGCTTCCAGATCCCGCGCTGGTTGCCGCCTTTCCGCCATATACCCGCGCTGATCGGCCATACCGGCAGCACGGGCTCGTGGCTGTTCCACTGTCCGGAACTGGACATCTACCTGGCCGGAACCGTGGACCAAGGAACATCCGGAGCGGTGCCCTACCGGCTTATGCCGATGGTGTTGCGATCGTTGCAGGCGGAAGTTGCCGCATGA
- a CDS encoding S9 family peptidase codes for MVWSRDGRRIAYGSTMRNGKDRDIRVMDPLEPATDKVVSENSGGGWGVVDWSPDDTQLLIGEYLSVNESRVHLVDLKTGIRTRILPRKDERTTYRPLRFTADGKGIFLTSNSGSEFNRLCHYDLGTKKLTVLTPDIPWDVAGTDLSKDGRRLAFTTNENGLSKLYILDTGTRTYVAVGGLPVGLLGGLEWTADGRALGLTLTTYDSSSDAYEYDTTTRQLVRWTESESGGMDLSGLREPELITWPSFDKHTISGFLYRPADRFTGKRPVIINIHGGPEGQSRPGFQGRNNYFLSELGVAIVYPNVRGSSGFGKTFLDLDNGMKREDSVKDIGALLDWIATQPDLDADRVMVTGGSYGGYMTLAASVHYADRIRCAIDIVGISNFVTFLKNTEDYRRDLRRVEYGDERDPKMAAFLESISPLNHVERITKPLFIIQGGNDPRVPASEAVQMKERIQANGGNVWFLMANDEGHGFRKKGNQDFQFYAMVAFMREFLLK; via the coding sequence ATGGTGTGGAGCCGCGATGGCAGGCGCATCGCCTATGGCAGCACCATGCGCAATGGCAAGGACCGCGACATCCGCGTGATGGACCCGCTGGAACCCGCCACGGACAAGGTGGTGAGCGAGAACAGCGGTGGCGGCTGGGGCGTGGTGGACTGGAGCCCGGACGACACGCAATTGTTGATCGGCGAGTACCTCTCGGTCAATGAGAGCCGGGTGCATTTGGTGGACCTGAAGACGGGCATACGCACCCGCATCCTGCCCCGCAAGGATGAGCGCACCACCTACCGGCCATTGCGCTTCACCGCCGACGGCAAGGGCATCTTCCTCACCAGCAATAGCGGCAGCGAATTCAACCGGCTATGCCATTACGACCTGGGCACGAAGAAGCTCACCGTGCTCACGCCGGACATTCCCTGGGATGTGGCCGGCACCGATCTGAGCAAGGACGGCCGCCGACTCGCCTTCACCACCAACGAGAACGGGCTGAGCAAGCTGTACATCCTGGACACCGGCACGCGCACCTACGTAGCGGTGGGAGGCCTGCCCGTGGGGCTTCTCGGCGGGCTGGAGTGGACGGCCGATGGTCGCGCGCTGGGGCTGACCCTGACCACCTACGACTCTTCCAGCGATGCCTATGAGTACGACACCACCACACGGCAACTGGTCCGCTGGACCGAAAGCGAGAGCGGCGGCATGGACCTCAGCGGGCTGCGCGAACCGGAGCTGATCACCTGGCCAAGCTTCGACAAACACACCATCTCCGGATTCCTGTACCGTCCTGCTGATCGCTTCACCGGCAAGCGGCCCGTGATCATCAACATCCATGGCGGGCCGGAAGGTCAGTCCAGACCGGGCTTCCAAGGGCGCAACAACTACTTCCTCAGTGAACTGGGCGTGGCCATCGTCTACCCCAATGTGCGCGGCAGCAGCGGCTTCGGCAAGACCTTCCTGGACCTGGACAACGGCATGAAGCGCGAGGACAGCGTGAAGGACATCGGCGCGCTGCTGGACTGGATCGCCACGCAGCCCGACCTCGACGCCGACCGCGTGATGGTGACCGGCGGCAGCTACGGCGGCTACATGACGCTGGCCGCAAGCGTGCACTATGCCGATCGTATCCGCTGCGCGATCGACATCGTGGGCATCAGCAATTTCGTCACTTTCCTGAAGAACACCGAGGATTACCGCCGCGACCTGCGCCGCGTGGAGTACGGCGACGAACGCGATCCGAAGATGGCCGCCTTCCTGGAGAGCATCTCCCCGCTGAACCATGTGGAGCGCATCACCAAGCCGCTCTTCATCATACAAGGGGGCAACGATCCGCGCGTGCCCGCCAGCGAGGCCGTGCAGATGAAGGAGCGCATCCAGGCCAATGGTGGCAACGTGTGGTTCCTCATGGCCAACGACGAAGGCCACGGCTTCCGGAAGAAGGGCAACCAGGACTTCCAGTTCTATGCGATGGTGGCGTTCATGCGGGAGTTCCTGCTGAAGTAG
- a CDS encoding RimK/LysX family protein yields MAPAEQTLIGRVEHIALPGLGIARVAAKIDTGAYRSALHYQRLKVRTVGGVKQLLVTFQMGGQRRTKIFKAFKRVSVKSSNGETSRRYLISTRVRLGPHVVRAQFTLFDRSDMKYQVLLGRKFLRGRFVVDVAKRFVLG; encoded by the coding sequence ATGGCGCCAGCGGAGCAGACCCTCATCGGCCGGGTGGAGCACATCGCCCTGCCGGGGCTCGGCATCGCACGGGTGGCGGCCAAGATCGACACGGGGGCCTACCGCAGTGCCTTGCACTACCAGCGGCTGAAAGTGCGCACCGTGGGCGGTGTGAAACAACTGCTGGTGACCTTCCAAATGGGCGGCCAACGCAGGACGAAGATCTTCAAGGCGTTCAAGCGCGTATCCGTGAAGAGCAGCAATGGCGAGACCAGCCGCCGCTACCTGATCAGCACGCGGGTCAGGCTAGGACCACATGTGGTGCGTGCCCAATTCACGCTCTTCGATCGCAGCGATATGAAGTACCAGGTGCTGCTGGGAAGAAAGTTCCTGCGGGGCAGGTTCGTGGTGGATGTGGCGAAGCGGTTCGTGCTGGGGTGA
- a CDS encoding DUF1801 domain-containing protein yields MNDQISGYIAQAPEEQRRIMEAVRKLVHTHVKGVREEFKWSRPIFATAKDFAYLRTSKAYVTFGFYQAGPLDDPEGRLEGTGKNMRHIKLHTLADVDAALLKRWLKALTT; encoded by the coding sequence GTGAACGATCAGATCTCCGGCTACATCGCCCAAGCACCCGAAGAACAGCGCCGCATCATGGAAGCCGTGCGCAAGCTGGTGCACACCCACGTGAAAGGCGTACGGGAGGAGTTCAAATGGAGCCGGCCAATCTTCGCCACGGCGAAGGACTTCGCCTACCTGAGGACCTCCAAGGCCTATGTCACCTTCGGGTTCTACCAGGCCGGCCCGTTGGACGACCCTGAGGGACGGCTGGAAGGCACCGGCAAGAACATGCGCCACATCAAGCTGCACACCCTTGCCGATGTGGATGCCGCGCTGCTGAAGCGTTGGCTGAAGGCGTTGACCACCTGA
- a CDS encoding DUF4920 domain-containing protein translates to MTRTLPLALAAFALFACQTASQEVSAQQGATAQPATKSYGARITPDGAISATDFVKAMSAQETMTTKLDCEIISSCAVKGCWMDVKLPDGNPMKVRFVDYGFFVPKQGLEGKRAILQGTASRETFDVATLRHYAEDAGKSKEEIEKITEPKHVLTFLAEGVLITE, encoded by the coding sequence ATGACACGCACACTCCCACTCGCCCTGGCGGCCTTCGCCCTCTTCGCCTGCCAGACCGCTTCCCAGGAAGTTTCCGCCCAGCAGGGTGCCACGGCCCAGCCGGCCACGAAGAGCTACGGGGCCAGGATCACCCCTGATGGCGCCATCAGTGCCACGGACTTCGTGAAGGCGATGTCCGCCCAGGAGACGATGACCACCAAGCTCGATTGCGAGATCATCAGCAGCTGCGCCGTGAAAGGCTGCTGGATGGACGTGAAGCTTCCTGATGGCAACCCCATGAAGGTCCGCTTCGTGGACTACGGCTTCTTCGTGCCCAAGCAGGGTCTCGAAGGCAAGCGCGCCATTCTGCAGGGCACCGCCAGCCGCGAGACCTTCGATGTGGCCACCCTGCGCCACTACGCCGAGGACGCCGGCAAGAGCAAGGAGGAGATCGAGAAGATCACCGAACCCAAGCATGTGCTCACCTTCCTCGCCGAGGGTGTTCTCATCACCGAATGA
- a CDS encoding isoaspartyl peptidase/L-asparaginase, with the protein MERFALVIHGGAGTISREQMTPAREKAYRDALENALRRGHAILAEGGDALEAVQAAVMALEDSPHFNAGRGSVFNADGQHEMDASLMCGRTLRAGAVASVHNVKNPILLARRVMDSSEHVLVSGTGAFEFAHKQKVPLEDDQYFFDEFRYEQWKKTRGTDQYQLDHSDGEKKFGTVGAVALDQHGHLAAATSTGGMTNKKWQRIGDSPIIGAGTYANDASCAVSCTGHGESFIRAVAAHDVHALMAYKGLSLKEAVRVVVHEKLPPLDGDGGLIAVDKDGIVVLDFNCTGMYRGHVGADGVFHTAIFRE; encoded by the coding sequence ATGGAACGTTTTGCATTGGTCATCCACGGAGGCGCGGGCACCATCTCGCGCGAACAGATGACCCCGGCCCGCGAGAAGGCCTATCGTGATGCGCTGGAGAACGCCCTGCGCCGCGGCCACGCCATCCTCGCCGAAGGCGGCGATGCTCTGGAAGCCGTGCAGGCCGCCGTGATGGCGCTGGAGGACAGCCCGCACTTCAACGCCGGGCGCGGTTCGGTCTTCAACGCCGATGGCCAGCACGAGATGGACGCCAGCCTGATGTGCGGCCGGACACTCCGCGCCGGTGCCGTGGCCAGTGTGCACAACGTGAAGAATCCGATCCTGCTCGCGCGCCGCGTGATGGACAGCAGCGAGCACGTGCTCGTGAGCGGCACGGGCGCCTTCGAGTTCGCGCACAAGCAGAAAGTGCCCTTGGAGGACGACCAGTACTTCTTCGACGAGTTCCGCTACGAGCAGTGGAAGAAGACACGCGGCACGGACCAATACCAGCTGGACCACAGCGACGGCGAGAAGAAGTTCGGCACGGTGGGCGCCGTGGCACTGGACCAGCATGGGCACCTGGCGGCGGCCACCAGCACCGGCGGCATGACCAACAAGAAGTGGCAGCGCATCGGTGACAGCCCCATCATCGGTGCGGGCACCTACGCCAACGATGCCAGCTGCGCGGTGAGCTGCACCGGCCACGGCGAGAGTTTCATCCGCGCAGTCGCCGCCCACGATGTGCATGCCCTCATGGCCTACAAAGGGCTAAGCCTGAAGGAGGCCGTGCGTGTGGTCGTACACGAGAAGCTACCGCCCCTGGACGGCGATGGTGGCCTGATCGCGGTGGACAAGGACGGCATCGTGGTGCTGGACTTCAACTGCACCGGCATGTATCGCGGCCATGTGGGTGCCGACGGGGTGTTCCACACGGCGATCTTCAGGGAATAG
- a CDS encoding AI-2E family transporter: MNTTDALGRYVHVLFAVVLTVTVLHFGRDLIILSLISALFAFMLLPMARHVEKLGAPRWLGALAATLFLLAIVMGAFFFLGWQLSRFGKDIPALQERFIEKGFGVLGWIEAHTHIDQREQVRWFNDHVNELAEYGGKTLVKVFSSTGAALAFIVPIPIFVFLLLLLKDKFRIFFKQVGHKSNGLVLEVMVRISKLSRKYIRGVLIVILILGVLNSIGFLLLDLKYAILLGFLAGFLNIIPYIGVLIGSLFPILIALLTKDHIGYAIGALGVCLFTQFLENNLITPKVVGSSVSINPLASILALLGFGMLWGVVGMVVAIPLMGMLKIVCDAIPGLQPYGYLLGEDIDYPEEQRYNLPFIGRKRPAGMPPAHDPREV, encoded by the coding sequence ATGAACACCACCGACGCCCTGGGGAGATACGTGCATGTGCTCTTCGCGGTGGTGCTCACCGTAACGGTGCTCCACTTCGGCCGCGACCTCATCATCCTGTCGCTGATATCGGCGCTCTTCGCCTTCATGCTGTTGCCTATGGCGCGCCATGTGGAGAAGCTCGGCGCGCCGCGCTGGCTGGGCGCCCTCGCCGCCACGCTGTTCCTGCTCGCCATTGTGATGGGTGCCTTCTTCTTTCTGGGCTGGCAGCTCTCGCGTTTCGGCAAGGACATCCCGGCATTGCAGGAGCGGTTCATCGAGAAGGGTTTCGGGGTGCTCGGGTGGATCGAGGCCCACACCCACATCGACCAGCGCGAGCAGGTGCGCTGGTTCAACGACCATGTGAACGAACTGGCGGAGTATGGCGGCAAGACCCTGGTGAAGGTCTTCTCCAGCACCGGCGCGGCCCTGGCCTTCATCGTGCCCATCCCCATCTTCGTGTTCCTCCTGCTGCTCCTGAAGGACAAGTTCCGCATCTTCTTCAAGCAGGTGGGGCACAAGAGCAACGGGCTGGTGCTGGAGGTGATGGTGCGCATCTCCAAGCTCTCCCGGAAGTACATCCGCGGGGTCCTCATCGTCATCCTCATCCTGGGCGTCCTCAACAGCATCGGTTTTCTGCTGCTGGACCTGAAGTACGCCATCCTGCTGGGCTTCCTCGCGGGATTCCTCAACATCATCCCATACATCGGCGTCCTCATCGGCAGCCTTTTCCCGATCCTCATCGCGCTGCTTACCAAGGACCACATCGGTTATGCCATCGGCGCGCTCGGGGTGTGCCTGTTCACGCAGTTCCTGGAGAACAACCTGATCACCCCCAAGGTGGTGGGCAGCAGTGTGAGCATCAATCCCCTGGCGAGCATCCTGGCGCTGCTGGGTTTCGGCATGCTATGGGGCGTGGTGGGCATGGTGGTGGCCATTCCCTTGATGGGCATGCTGAAGATCGTATGCGACGCCATCCCCGGTCTGCAACCTTACGGCTACCTGCTTGGTGAGGACATCGACTATCCGGAGGAGCAGCGTTACAACCTGCCGTTCATCGGTCGGAAGCGGCCCGCGGGGATGCCACCGGCGCATGACCCGAGGGAGGTGTGA
- a CDS encoding YtxH domain-containing protein — protein MTNESKTGIFGFLAGAAIGATLGILFAPRSGKETRERIARGVKDARSDVDDFIDQAREEWTKAKGKATNAATMTKDEVNDFVKFLFEEGQDLKERLKKDVKGSAEDVADRARKAAENVKHSAN, from the coding sequence ATGACCAACGAAAGCAAAACAGGCATCTTCGGCTTCCTGGCCGGGGCCGCCATCGGCGCCACCTTGGGCATCCTCTTCGCTCCCCGCAGCGGCAAGGAGACCCGTGAACGCATCGCACGCGGCGTAAAGGACGCCAGAAGCGATGTGGACGACTTCATCGACCAGGCCCGTGAGGAATGGACCAAGGCGAAGGGGAAGGCCACGAACGCCGCCACCATGACCAAGGACGAGGTGAACGACTTCGTGAAGTTCCTCTTTGAGGAAGGCCAGGACCTGAAGGAGCGCCTCAAGAAGGACGTGAAAGGCAGCGCCGAGGACGTGGCCGACCGTGCCCGCAAGGCCGCCGAGAACGTGAAGCACAGCGCCAACTGA
- a CDS encoding DUF3817 domain-containing protein, translating into MITRFRHIARAEGVSFLVLLFIAMPLKHLWDMPLAVRYVGWAHGVLFIWYWVAAVPLFTKLKWDPERIIGLGAASVLPFGTFVMEARWLKRSPDP; encoded by the coding sequence ATCATCACCCGTTTCCGCCACATCGCCCGCGCCGAGGGGGTGAGTTTCCTGGTGCTCCTGTTCATCGCCATGCCGCTGAAGCACCTCTGGGACATGCCCCTGGCGGTGCGCTATGTGGGTTGGGCACATGGGGTGCTCTTCATCTGGTACTGGGTGGCCGCCGTGCCGCTCTTTACCAAGTTGAAGTGGGACCCCGAGCGCATCATCGGCCTGGGCGCCGCCAGTGTGCTGCCCTTCGGCACCTTCGTCATGGAGGCCAGGTGGCTGAAGCGGTCCCCGGACCCTTGA
- a CDS encoding cyanophycinase, giving the protein MTPKGKLIAIGGNEDKGGQPDGGHRDRVFRNDFIESGILRRVVDENGGPGESLALITSASSIPDEVAANYIEAFGKLGVTEVDHLRIRDRKEVTPDMVARLERASGVMISGGNQLRLTSIFGGTTFAEVLKRRYHEEEHFVIAGTSAGAMCMSNTMIYQGHSSTGLFKGEVKMTTGLALVSDVIIDSHFVARGRFSRLTQAVASNPDSIGIGLGEDTGVIITEGNHLEIIGSGQVIIFDGHELKHTNIADAEEGHPISIEHMIVHIISAGYHYHVKKRSFFAPEAVGR; this is encoded by the coding sequence ATGACACCAAAAGGGAAACTCATCGCCATCGGCGGCAACGAGGACAAAGGCGGGCAACCCGACGGCGGGCACCGCGACCGGGTGTTCCGGAACGATTTCATCGAGAGCGGCATCCTGAGACGTGTGGTGGACGAGAACGGCGGCCCGGGCGAGAGCCTCGCCCTGATCACCAGCGCCAGCAGCATACCGGATGAGGTGGCGGCCAATTACATCGAGGCCTTCGGAAAACTGGGCGTGACCGAAGTGGACCACCTGCGCATCCGGGACCGCAAGGAGGTGACGCCCGACATGGTGGCCCGCCTGGAGCGTGCGAGTGGCGTAATGATCAGCGGCGGCAACCAGCTGCGGCTCACCAGCATTTTCGGCGGTACCACCTTCGCGGAAGTATTGAAGCGGCGCTATCACGAGGAGGAACACTTTGTGATCGCGGGCACCAGCGCGGGGGCCATGTGCATGAGCAACACCATGATCTACCAGGGCCACAGCAGCACCGGCCTGTTCAAGGGCGAGGTGAAGATGACCACCGGCCTGGCCCTGGTCAGCGATGTGATCATCGACTCGCACTTCGTGGCACGCGGCCGCTTCAGCCGGTTGACGCAGGCCGTGGCCTCCAACCCGGACAGCATCGGCATCGGGCTGGGCGAGGATACCGGCGTCATCATCACGGAGGGCAACCACCTGGAGATCATCGGCAGCGGCCAGGTGATCATATTCGACGGGCATGAGTTGAAGCACACCAACATCGCCGACGCCGAGGAGGGCCACCCCATCAGCATCGAGCACATGATCGTCCACATCATCAGTGCAGGCTACCACTACCATGTGAAGAAGAGGAGTTTCTTCGCGCCGGAGGCGGTGGGGAGGTAG
- the cphA gene encoding cyanophycin synthetase, with translation MRILDIKAMRGPNHWSVKRHKLIIMRLDIEGLEERPTDKIPGFYERITTLMPTLYKHRCSEGHEGGFYERLKRGTWMGHVIEHIALEIQTLAGMETGFGRTRSTGQHGVYNVVFSYIEEPVGVYAAKAAVRIAEALVEGMAYDLAADIQAMRELREESRLGPSTGSIVEEAVARGIPWLRLNKHSLVQLGHGIHQKRIRATITSKTSNIGVEIACDKEETKDLLESYEIPVPKGRVVRTEEGLKDALEVVGFPCVIKPIGGNHGRGATIGIKSLEEAIPALHKAREVSRSVVVERFITGFDHRLLVINHQFVAAAKRTPACVAGDGKRSIAELVAEVNTDPRRGYGHEKVLTQIDIDDHTLKLLAKRDLTPDTVPAQGEVIYLKATANLSTGGTAEDITEIVHPFNIFLAERISRIIDLDICGIDIMAPDLTSPITENGGAVLEVNAAPGFRMHLEPTSGIGRNVAEPVVDMLFPPGAPSRIPIIAITGTNGKTTTTRLVAHIMRSVGHKVGMTCSDGVYIMNRMLMKGDCTGPKSAQFVLKEPVVDMAVLETARGGMLRSGLGFEHCDVGIVTNIAADHLGLQDISTLEDLAHVKSTVPRSVRRDGYAILNADDELVMAMRKQCECRIALFSMDENNRVLRQHLKLGGLGAVYENGFITISKGEWKLRIEKAVNVPLTYGGKAVFNIQNVLPAVLAAFTQGVKIEELRQGLMTFVPSATQTPGRLNLFQFRNFQVVVDYAHNPHGFEALGRFVDKVPDSPKIGVIAGVGDRRDEDTINLGKLSARMFDEIIIRQDRNLRGKTDDAIIDLLVQGIKEVDPSKKYTIIKKEEEAIRHAIGTAPKGAFVVLCSDVVPDALALVLKLKEEDEQVPFSKEDIPNRNKELVGKTEVPVEEHGQ, from the coding sequence ATGCGCATCCTCGACATCAAGGCCATGCGTGGCCCCAACCACTGGTCCGTCAAGCGGCACAAGCTCATCATCATGCGGCTCGACATCGAGGGGCTCGAGGAGCGGCCCACCGACAAGATCCCCGGCTTCTATGAGCGCATCACCACGCTGATGCCCACGCTCTACAAGCACCGCTGCAGCGAAGGACACGAAGGCGGTTTCTACGAGCGCCTGAAGCGTGGCACCTGGATGGGCCACGTGATCGAGCACATCGCGTTGGAGATCCAGACCCTTGCGGGCATGGAGACCGGCTTCGGCCGTACGCGCAGCACTGGCCAGCACGGGGTGTACAACGTGGTCTTCAGCTACATCGAGGAGCCCGTGGGCGTTTACGCCGCCAAGGCGGCGGTGCGCATCGCCGAAGCGTTGGTGGAAGGGATGGCGTACGACCTCGCCGCCGACATCCAGGCCATGCGCGAACTCCGCGAGGAGAGCCGCCTGGGCCCCAGTACAGGCAGCATCGTGGAGGAGGCGGTGGCCCGTGGCATCCCCTGGTTGCGGTTGAACAAGCACTCACTGGTACAACTGGGCCATGGCATCCACCAGAAACGCATCCGTGCCACCATCACCAGCAAGACCAGCAACATCGGTGTGGAGATCGCCTGCGACAAGGAGGAGACCAAGGACCTGCTGGAGAGCTACGAGATCCCCGTGCCCAAGGGCCGCGTGGTGCGCACCGAGGAAGGCCTGAAGGACGCTTTGGAAGTGGTGGGCTTCCCCTGCGTGATCAAGCCCATCGGCGGCAATCACGGACGCGGCGCCACCATCGGCATCAAGAGCCTGGAGGAGGCCATCCCCGCGCTGCACAAGGCCAGGGAGGTGAGCCGCAGCGTGGTGGTGGAGCGCTTCATCACCGGCTTCGACCACCGCCTGCTCGTCATCAACCACCAGTTCGTGGCGGCCGCCAAGCGCACCCCCGCCTGTGTCGCCGGTGACGGGAAGCGCAGCATCGCCGAGCTTGTCGCCGAGGTGAACACCGACCCCCGACGTGGCTACGGCCACGAGAAGGTCCTCACGCAGATCGACATCGACGATCACACGTTGAAGCTCCTGGCCAAGCGGGACCTGACCCCGGACACCGTGCCCGCCCAGGGCGAGGTCATCTACCTCAAGGCCACTGCCAACCTCAGCACCGGCGGCACCGCCGAGGACATCACCGAGATCGTCCACCCTTTCAACATCTTCCTGGCCGAGCGCATCAGCCGCATCATCGACCTGGACATCTGCGGCATCGACATCATGGCGCCCGACCTCACCAGCCCCATCACCGAGAACGGTGGTGCCGTGCTGGAGGTGAACGCCGCGCCGGGCTTCCGCATGCATCTGGAGCCCACCTCGGGCATCGGCCGCAACGTGGCGGAACCCGTCGTCGACATGCTCTTCCCGCCGGGCGCGCCCAGCCGCATCCCCATCATCGCCATCACCGGCACCAACGGCAAGACCACCACCACGCGTCTGGTAGCCCACATCATGCGCAGCGTGGGCCACAAGGTGGGCATGACCTGCAGCGACGGGGTGTACATCATGAACCGCATGCTGATGAAGGGCGACTGCACCGGTCCGAAGAGCGCGCAGTTCGTGCTGAAGGAGCCTGTGGTGGACATGGCCGTGTTGGAGACCGCACGTGGCGGCATGCTGCGCAGTGGCCTCGGCTTTGAGCACTGCGACGTGGGCATCGTCACCAACATTGCCGCCGACCACCTGGGTCTGCAGGACATAAGCACCCTGGAAGACCTGGCCCATGTGAAGAGCACCGTGCCGCGCAGCGTGCGCCGCGACGGTTACGCCATCCTCAACGCCGATGACGAACTGGTGATGGCCATGCGCAAGCAGTGCGAATGCAGGATCGCCCTGTTCAGCATGGACGAGAACAACCGCGTGCTGCGCCAGCACCTCAAGCTTGGCGGGCTGGGGGCGGTGTACGAGAACGGCTTCATCACCATCAGCAAGGGCGAGTGGAAGCTGCGGATCGAAAAGGCCGTGAACGTGCCGCTCACGTACGGCGGCAAGGCCGTGTTCAACATCCAGAACGTGCTGCCCGCCGTGCTGGCGGCCTTCACGCAGGGGGTGAAGATCGAGGAGCTGCGCCAGGGCCTGATGACCTTCGTGCCCAGCGCCACCCAGACCCCGGGCCGCCTCAACCTCTTCCAGTTCCGCAACTTCCAGGTGGTGGTCGACTACGCCCACAACCCCCACGGCTTCGAGGCCCTGGGCCGTTTCGTGGACAAGGTGCCCGACTCACCCAAGATCGGCGTCATCGCCGGCGTGGGCGACCGCCGCGACGAGGACACCATCAACCTCGGCAAACTGAGCGCGCGGATGTTCGACGAGATCATCATACGCCAGGACCGCAACCTGCGCGGCAAGACCGACGATGCGATCATCGACCTGCTCGTGCAGGGCATCAAGGAGGTGGACCCCAGCAAGAAGTACACGATCATCAAGAAGGAGGAGGAGGCCATCCGCCACGCCATCGGCACCGCGCCCAAAGGGGCCTTCGTGGTGCTCTGCAGCGACGTGGTGCCCGATGCCCTGGCGCTGGTGCTGAAGCTGAAGGAGGAGGACGAGCAGGTGCCTTTCAGCAAAGAGGACATCCCGAACCGGAACAAGGAGCTGGTGGGAAAGACGGAGGTGCCCGTTGAGGAACATGGGCAGTGA